A section of the Candidatus Binatia bacterium genome encodes:
- the echA5 gene encoding enoyl-CoA hydratase, which yields MTEPKAVRVEKSGPVWTVILSRPQRRNAVDRATASALADTFRSFDRDADARVAVLWGEGGTFCAGADLQAIAEGEGNVVREEGDGPMGPTRMLLQKPVIAAVAGYAVAGGLELALWCDLRVAEESAVFGVFCRRWGVPLIDGGTVRLPRLIGLSRALDLILTGRPVSAREAYEIGLAHRVVPDGTSRAHAEALAAELAKFPQTCLRHDRLSAYEQQGLGLEEALRVEFRHGVQTLASGEAVEGARQFAAGKGRHGAFE from the coding sequence ATGACCGAGCCGAAGGCGGTGCGGGTGGAAAAGAGCGGACCCGTGTGGACGGTGATTTTGTCGCGCCCGCAGCGGCGCAACGCAGTCGATCGGGCGACGGCTTCGGCGCTGGCGGATACGTTTCGGTCGTTCGACCGCGACGCCGACGCGCGCGTGGCCGTGCTCTGGGGCGAGGGCGGTACGTTTTGCGCCGGTGCCGATCTGCAAGCCATCGCCGAGGGAGAAGGAAATGTGGTGCGCGAGGAAGGCGACGGACCGATGGGCCCGACACGCATGCTCCTCCAGAAGCCCGTGATTGCTGCCGTGGCGGGGTACGCGGTGGCGGGGGGCCTCGAGCTCGCGCTCTGGTGCGATCTCCGGGTGGCCGAGGAGTCCGCGGTGTTCGGCGTGTTTTGCCGCCGCTGGGGCGTGCCGTTAATCGACGGGGGCACGGTGCGCCTGCCGCGACTGATTGGTTTGAGTCGAGCTTTGGACCTGATTTTGACCGGTCGGCCCGTATCGGCACGCGAGGCATACGAAATCGGTTTGGCCCACCGCGTCGTTCCCGATGGAACGAGTCGCGCCCACGCCGAAGCACTCGCCGCCGAGCTGGCCAAGTTTCCGCAGACCTGCTTGCGTCACGATCGGCTCTCGGCGTACGAACAGCAAGGGCTTGGGCTCGAAGAGGCATTGCGTGTGGAGTTTCGCCACGGCGTGCAAACCCTCGCCAGCGGTGAAGCGGTAGAGGGGGCGCGGCAATTCGCGGCGGGAAAGGGCCGGCACGGAGCTTTCGAGTGA
- a CDS encoding glutathione S-transferase, with protein sequence MKIYDSQLAPNPRRVRIFLAEKGVQVPYEQVDLMSGANRSPEFRKKNPMGTVPVLELDDGTCIAESVAICRYFEELYPEPPLMGRDARERALVEMWQRRMELHIFIPIAQVFRNCHPFFAGRIRQVPEWGEVNREWAVEGLAWLDKELADRRFIAGDAFTIADITALCGIDFGRVSDIRIQPEQKNLKRWYDEVSARPSAKA encoded by the coding sequence ATGAAAATTTACGACTCGCAGTTAGCCCCGAACCCGCGGCGGGTCCGCATCTTTCTCGCGGAGAAAGGCGTACAGGTACCTTACGAGCAGGTGGACCTGATGAGCGGAGCCAACCGCTCTCCCGAGTTTCGCAAGAAAAACCCGATGGGCACCGTACCGGTTCTCGAGCTCGACGATGGCACCTGCATTGCGGAGAGCGTGGCCATTTGCCGCTATTTCGAAGAGCTGTATCCCGAACCGCCCCTCATGGGTCGCGATGCGCGCGAGCGCGCCCTCGTGGAAATGTGGCAGCGCCGGATGGAACTCCACATTTTCATCCCCATCGCGCAGGTGTTTCGCAATTGTCACCCGTTCTTCGCCGGGCGCATCCGGCAAGTGCCCGAGTGGGGAGAAGTGAATCGAGAGTGGGCCGTGGAAGGGCTCGCGTGGCTGGACAAAGAATTGGCGGATCGCCGGTTCATTGCGGGTGATGCGTTCACCATCGCCGACATCACGGCGCTGTGCGGTATTGATTTCGGACGAGTCTCCGACATCCGCATCCAGCCCGAGCAAAAGAATCTCAAGCGCTGGTACGACGAAGTGTCTGCCCGCCCGAGCGCGAAGGCGTGA
- a CDS encoding LLM class F420-dependent oxidoreductase, giving the protein MKFGVAFTNAGPLAYPEPFATLVQTAEECGFDSIWTVEHVVVPVGYRSRYPYSADGKMPGPDDVPLSDPLIPLAFAAALTRNIRLGTGILILPQRHPAYVAKEVATLDVLSNGRAILGIGSGWLAEEFAALGIPFEERGARTDEAIRAVRTLWQPGPQSFEGKFFRWDPVESNPKPVQRPGVPIVVGGHSAPAARRAARLGDGFFPAFGEPPKLAGLLDVMRRECQRIGRNPAEIEVTTGSFTVDRELVARYADLGVDRVVIAPPGFDLEGLKDGLRRFADEMMR; this is encoded by the coding sequence ATGAAATTCGGCGTCGCTTTCACCAATGCGGGGCCGCTCGCCTATCCGGAGCCGTTTGCCACCTTGGTGCAAACGGCTGAGGAGTGCGGGTTCGATTCCATTTGGACTGTCGAACACGTGGTCGTACCCGTGGGCTACCGCTCGCGCTACCCATACAGTGCGGACGGAAAAATGCCTGGCCCCGACGACGTACCGCTCTCCGATCCGCTCATCCCGCTGGCTTTTGCGGCTGCGCTGACGCGCAACATTCGCCTGGGCACCGGCATTCTCATCCTGCCACAGCGGCATCCGGCATACGTCGCCAAGGAAGTGGCTACCCTCGACGTGTTATCCAACGGCCGGGCCATCCTGGGGATTGGGTCTGGGTGGTTAGCGGAGGAGTTCGCCGCGCTCGGCATTCCTTTCGAGGAACGGGGTGCGCGGACGGACGAGGCCATTCGCGCAGTGCGTACGTTGTGGCAGCCCGGCCCGCAAAGTTTCGAGGGCAAGTTTTTCCGCTGGGATCCGGTCGAGTCGAACCCAAAGCCTGTTCAGCGGCCGGGAGTGCCCATCGTCGTTGGAGGTCATTCCGCACCCGCGGCGCGCCGAGCAGCACGACTCGGGGATGGTTTCTTCCCGGCGTTCGGGGAGCCTCCCAAGCTTGCGGGGCTTCTCGACGTGATGCGTCGAGAATGCCAGCGCATCGGGCGCAACCCCGCGGAAATCGAGGTCACCACCGGTTCCTTCACCGTGGACCGGGAGCTGGTGGCCCGTTACGCCGACCTCGGCGTTGACCGGGTGGTCATTGCGCCTCCAGGCTTCGACCTCGAGGGACTCAAAGACGGCCTGCGCCGCTTTGCCGACGAGATGATGCGGTAA
- the csb2 gene encoding type I-U CRISPR-associated protein Cas5/Cas6 produces the protein MRLFQALVAGSCTGCRHGEWSEAKANAYRWLERRKPPIIIAPRARPAEGYTLFVPNNDSDTKFKRHERLTEKAVRPHRILNDGPATLHYLWDIAAEEWEQAHPLAKVLEAEARHLTTLGWGIDQAVAQGRILTESEARALGGQRWQPWDVPLSSRGKLRVPKSGSLDDLKRAYEAFRNRLSMELPPGAREPRVFGTRVYLPVGAPRRAHAATVSLSPPQKEEKPLGALPPRPHAAFELPEGVAFRAQDAARVAAMLRSLACRSAEEDTHAFPGGREVYVAGHVEHGTDVTPARFSYLPLPSIGHEHADGMIRRVLIAEPFGGDGVHARWAQQRLRNGTLRDDHGNERGVLLDLWRRSSRRVVDLYVRESQRWHSVTPVVLPGFDDGKYPKAEKLFLKAVAQAGIPMEAIESFTLRKAPFWPGATHPRHYFVPAYMRHYSRWHVAIHLWYPIPGPLALGAGRHVGLGLFAAA, from the coding sequence ATGCGTTTGTTTCAGGCGCTGGTGGCTGGATCGTGCACAGGGTGCCGTCACGGTGAATGGTCAGAGGCCAAAGCCAACGCCTACCGGTGGCTCGAGCGCCGCAAACCCCCGATCATCATTGCTCCCCGTGCCCGACCTGCGGAGGGCTACACTTTATTCGTCCCCAACAACGACAGCGACACTAAGTTCAAGCGCCATGAACGCCTGACGGAGAAGGCCGTCCGGCCCCATCGGATCTTGAACGATGGGCCAGCGACGTTGCACTATCTTTGGGACATCGCGGCGGAAGAATGGGAGCAGGCGCACCCGCTCGCAAAAGTATTGGAAGCCGAGGCACGCCACCTTACGACACTGGGGTGGGGGATTGATCAAGCGGTGGCTCAGGGGCGCATTCTGACCGAATCCGAAGCGCGCGCGCTTGGCGGGCAGCGGTGGCAGCCCTGGGACGTGCCGCTCAGCAGCAGAGGGAAGCTGCGGGTGCCTAAGAGTGGCTCGCTGGACGATCTGAAGCGTGCCTACGAGGCGTTCCGGAATAGGCTCTCGATGGAGCTTCCGCCAGGGGCGAGAGAGCCTCGGGTGTTTGGCACAAGGGTCTACTTGCCTGTCGGCGCGCCACGGCGTGCGCACGCGGCGACTGTCTCCCTAAGCCCTCCCCAGAAGGAAGAGAAGCCTCTCGGCGCGCTGCCCCCGCGTCCGCACGCGGCCTTCGAGCTTCCCGAGGGAGTGGCGTTCCGGGCCCAGGACGCCGCGAGGGTGGCCGCGATGCTGCGGTCCCTGGCGTGTCGCTCGGCGGAGGAAGACACACATGCGTTCCCGGGCGGCAGGGAGGTCTATGTTGCCGGCCACGTCGAGCACGGAACAGACGTGACTCCGGCGCGATTCTCGTACTTACCTTTGCCGAGCATTGGCCACGAACATGCAGACGGCATGATCCGCCGCGTACTCATCGCAGAGCCCTTCGGTGGAGATGGTGTCCACGCAAGGTGGGCCCAGCAGCGCCTGCGCAACGGTACGCTACGGGACGACCACGGCAACGAGCGTGGCGTATTGCTCGACCTATGGCGCCGCAGCTCGCGTCGAGTGGTGGACCTGTACGTGCGCGAGTCGCAGCGTTGGCATTCCGTGACGCCGGTAGTTCTGCCTGGCTTTGATGACGGAAAGTACCCGAAGGCTGAGAAGCTTTTCCTCAAGGCTGTCGCGCAGGCTGGAATCCCAATGGAAGCGATCGAGTCCTTTACCCTCCGTAAGGCACCTTTCTGGCCTGGTGCAACTCACCCCCGGCACTACTTCGTGCCCGCGTACATGCGCCACTATTCTAGGTGGCACGTTGCAATTCATCTTTGGTATCCCATTCCTGGGCCGCTCGCACTCGGTGCAGGACGTCACGTGGGGCTGGGTCTTTTCGCGGCAGCGTAG
- the csb1 gene encoding type I-U CRISPR-associated protein Cas7 — protein sequence MSELLEKYDNWLKDDSDVAALVMRQWLVPVEGKDAVIFPPTYTLADTEAGERFNKGERIPGVYKGQKGPMGYNIDWFEDGTSVCQIDSVGSQANRMEPIFMREAYKELVPEVIIKAGDKEVNLLEAGHRAADAVVRFSDLREKLEEAFNAVRAGDATKLAKIAPTSLVFGVWDSRGTQVKLPRVVRSVIRAFKVRPLHRSAQYIPAIDYVGSGLLDAPGEKKQQDAMSELGLSHAPAPWSHGGVLVEQEIRRDAVLNVVALRALRAGRDADPLPLRRYILGLSLVAFTAPQETFLREGCQLVPDPDLPPEWWLVKHDGSREANFRLSGHQALEYARKVAEAFGVGPRKEATFHAEKAREELGQSKQERKKARRAKVSEVEANQ from the coding sequence ATGAGTGAACTGTTGGAGAAATACGACAATTGGCTAAAGGACGACAGCGATGTCGCGGCGCTGGTGATGCGGCAATGGCTTGTGCCAGTGGAAGGCAAAGACGCGGTGATCTTTCCTCCTACCTACACACTTGCCGATACCGAGGCCGGCGAGCGCTTCAACAAGGGCGAGCGAATTCCCGGGGTGTACAAGGGTCAAAAGGGTCCGATGGGGTACAACATCGACTGGTTCGAGGACGGTACTAGCGTCTGCCAGATCGACAGCGTCGGCTCTCAGGCCAATCGTATGGAACCGATCTTCATGCGCGAGGCGTACAAAGAGCTCGTGCCGGAGGTGATCATCAAGGCGGGAGACAAGGAGGTCAATCTGCTTGAGGCGGGCCACCGGGCCGCCGACGCCGTCGTACGGTTCTCCGACCTTCGGGAGAAACTGGAAGAGGCGTTCAATGCAGTTCGAGCCGGCGACGCGACGAAGCTCGCCAAGATCGCGCCGACCTCACTCGTGTTCGGTGTGTGGGACTCTCGCGGCACGCAGGTAAAGCTCCCGCGCGTGGTCCGCTCGGTGATCCGTGCGTTCAAGGTAAGGCCTCTACACCGTTCGGCTCAATACATCCCAGCCATCGACTACGTCGGAAGCGGCTTGCTGGATGCACCCGGGGAGAAGAAACAGCAAGATGCGATGTCGGAACTGGGTCTGAGCCATGCTCCCGCACCATGGTCACATGGTGGTGTTTTGGTCGAGCAGGAGATCAGGCGAGATGCCGTCCTGAACGTCGTTGCGTTGCGCGCACTTCGCGCGGGCAGGGATGCAGACCCCCTCCCGCTACGGCGTTACATCCTCGGCCTGTCGCTTGTTGCGTTCACCGCGCCGCAGGAGACCTTCCTTCGAGAGGGATGCCAGCTTGTGCCGGATCCAGACCTACCGCCCGAATGGTGGCTCGTAAAGCACGACGGTAGCCGCGAAGCGAACTTCAGACTGTCCGGCCATCAAGCCCTAGAGTACGCTAGGAAGGTGGCTGAAGCATTTGGTGTTGGACCGAGGAAGGAAGCCACGTTCCATGCGGAAAAGGCCCGCGAAGAGCTGGGCCAGTCGAAGCAGGAGCGCAAGAAGGCGCGTCGTGCGAAGGTGAGCGAGGTAGAAGCAAACCAGTGA
- the csx14 gene encoding type I-U CRISPR-associated protein Cas8c: protein MSRSAPTLSVQVDITNPGQFFACCGLLEVAHRVWCPGPAEGWFADGHFLLARNDGKPAEMADLINAALGCDAQTIPIDDPKTDPIGLGDPIRMRLDWWRRSDGSTNLFKTWAANATSLQMYIKWRDPLRSCLGSINDQAKNLLLLSHQVQGSYGFDSDLVWDALCVGFSFNEHNKLRKLPTRPAVELFGAIGLERFFPELDEKKRSVSYSAWRVPLTASVARAAVLGLVPEVTLCRLRTHFVSRGSFKGLDTARVVEGGSYE from the coding sequence ATGAGTCGGAGTGCTCCGACGTTGTCCGTGCAGGTCGACATCACAAACCCGGGCCAGTTCTTCGCCTGCTGCGGGCTTTTGGAGGTGGCGCACCGCGTGTGGTGTCCAGGCCCAGCAGAAGGGTGGTTCGCGGATGGTCACTTCTTGCTCGCCCGTAACGACGGAAAGCCTGCTGAGATGGCCGACCTGATCAATGCAGCACTCGGATGCGACGCGCAGACCATCCCGATTGATGACCCGAAGACCGATCCCATCGGGCTGGGCGATCCCATCAGGATGCGGCTCGACTGGTGGCGCAGAAGTGACGGCTCAACGAACCTGTTCAAGACCTGGGCTGCGAACGCGACGTCCCTGCAGATGTATATAAAGTGGCGGGACCCGCTTCGGAGCTGTCTTGGCTCCATCAATGATCAGGCCAAGAACTTACTGCTGCTTAGCCATCAGGTTCAGGGTTCCTACGGATTTGACAGTGATCTGGTGTGGGATGCCCTGTGTGTCGGATTCTCTTTCAACGAACACAACAAACTCAGGAAACTGCCTACCCGTCCGGCGGTAGAGTTGTTCGGCGCGATTGGCCTTGAGCGGTTCTTCCCGGAACTCGACGAGAAAAAGCGATCTGTGTCGTACTCGGCCTGGCGGGTGCCTCTTACTGCTTCCGTCGCACGGGCAGCCGTGCTCGGCCTGGTGCCGGAGGTCACGCTGTGCCGTCTCAGGACACACTTCGTCTCCCGCGGAAGCTTCAAGGGTCTAGATACGGCAAGGGTCGTGGAAGGAGGTTCTTATGAGTGA
- the cas3-1 gene encoding type I-U CRISPR-associated helicase/endonuclease Cas3 — MIFEFDHAFRSLTDFVPMNWQRRLFRRFLEAGIPGNPCLPTYCDLPTGLGKTSIVVIWLLALAQQSATGAVRLPRRLVYIVNRRTVVDQATATIERLRSRLLAPEHPDWREYAGTLKEVASALGRLSASSTACLAVSTLRGELADNEEWKSDPARAAIVVGTIDMIGSKLLFSGYGDGRYGRAHHAGLIGYDALIIHDESHLTPAFSDLLWGVAQEQARESERMGPDSSGLRRAVCIMELSATTRDSQGNAFTLEAEDWGDPIVLQRISAAKWLYLHEPLAGQNAEESERKKVAPEKVPKQTQKVSEWSWKEIVRRAMAHHSSRCKVLIYARNPNDVMKIASALTEALGTGAADRRVAVLTGTMRGYERDRLVTEHPVYRALLDPEVTVEETVYLVSTSAGEVGIDLDADHMVCDLTTLDALIQRLGRVNRRGGSEREARIEVVAAVEPKERPSDLDRAVDATLGLLRKWLDGAGSERVDVSPKNLRTILGASSPDEIRAAFSPRVPAPLLTDILLDNWSLTSIDQMPGRPEVAPFLHGATADPPETFVAWRHEITRLYEADADEEALRDWFGACRIEAREKLRDRTDRVTKALKELVGNLRKKDPTKDLPVVVLDERGNASWSSLSAVSDANLAYRTVVLPVEAGGLDANGLLDPTAEPREDLDVAELEPGDRRRERWIHRIGPEGEVFEHLSSGEAADAPPTGLREKERIPLRQPEENGEEVETVDLVLYVSPALSALENPETTSAGQTLAEHTNSIVQHMTRIVDRLGLDEPVRGALIAAARWHDTGKDRRVWQRYARNGAGTTPLAKSPRYLHPRALGGYRHEFGSLLDAMNDGELMKMPNRDLVLHLIAAHHGWARPHFEARAFDSSRRTADNERAFAEVVRRFGQLQQKYGRWGLAWLESLVRCADITASQQVAARPEPPVPEAIR; from the coding sequence ATGATTTTCGAGTTTGATCATGCGTTTCGGAGCTTGACCGACTTCGTGCCGATGAACTGGCAGCGCCGACTCTTTCGGCGGTTCCTCGAGGCCGGTATCCCGGGCAATCCTTGTCTTCCAACCTACTGTGACCTCCCTACAGGCCTCGGCAAGACGTCGATTGTGGTCATTTGGCTGTTGGCTCTTGCGCAGCAGTCTGCCACCGGCGCAGTGAGACTCCCGAGACGGCTTGTCTATATCGTGAATCGGCGCACCGTCGTTGACCAGGCAACTGCTACCATCGAACGACTGCGTTCACGTCTTTTGGCTCCGGAGCATCCTGACTGGCGCGAGTATGCGGGGACACTCAAGGAAGTGGCGAGTGCCCTGGGGCGGCTTAGTGCAAGCAGTACTGCTTGTCTCGCGGTCAGCACGCTGCGCGGCGAACTAGCGGATAACGAGGAGTGGAAGTCCGATCCCGCACGAGCGGCGATCGTTGTTGGAACGATCGATATGATTGGAAGTAAGCTACTTTTTAGCGGTTACGGCGATGGACGTTACGGTCGGGCGCATCACGCTGGTCTCATTGGATACGACGCGCTGATCATTCACGACGAGTCGCACCTTACGCCCGCGTTTAGTGATCTCCTCTGGGGGGTGGCGCAGGAGCAAGCGCGCGAGTCGGAACGCATGGGTCCGGATAGTTCTGGCTTGCGGCGAGCGGTTTGTATCATGGAGCTGTCGGCGACGACACGAGACAGTCAAGGTAACGCCTTTACTTTGGAAGCGGAAGACTGGGGTGATCCTATCGTGCTGCAGCGAATAAGTGCCGCGAAGTGGCTGTATCTCCACGAACCTCTGGCAGGCCAAAACGCCGAGGAATCAGAGCGTAAGAAAGTCGCTCCGGAAAAGGTCCCAAAGCAAACTCAAAAGGTTTCGGAGTGGTCATGGAAGGAAATCGTGCGGCGCGCGATGGCCCATCATAGTTCCCGGTGCAAGGTCCTCATTTACGCGCGGAATCCGAATGACGTAATGAAAATTGCGTCGGCATTGACGGAGGCACTCGGAACCGGCGCTGCTGACCGACGTGTGGCGGTTCTGACAGGGACAATGCGGGGCTACGAGCGCGACCGGCTGGTGACAGAGCACCCAGTCTACCGCGCTCTACTGGACCCTGAGGTTACCGTTGAGGAGACCGTGTACCTGGTCAGTACGTCCGCAGGCGAAGTGGGCATCGACTTGGACGCCGACCACATGGTCTGTGATCTCACGACGCTCGACGCTTTGATCCAGCGACTTGGGCGCGTGAATCGGCGCGGTGGCAGTGAGCGCGAGGCGAGGATAGAGGTCGTCGCCGCTGTCGAGCCCAAGGAAAGACCTTCGGATCTCGATCGGGCCGTGGATGCCACTCTTGGCCTCCTTCGGAAATGGCTGGACGGGGCTGGTAGCGAGCGGGTCGACGTGAGTCCGAAGAACCTGCGGACGATCCTCGGCGCCTCAAGTCCGGACGAGATCCGGGCAGCCTTCTCGCCGCGTGTCCCCGCCCCGCTGTTGACGGACATCTTGCTCGACAACTGGTCGCTGACGAGCATCGACCAGATGCCCGGCCGGCCAGAGGTTGCTCCCTTTCTCCATGGCGCTACGGCTGACCCGCCGGAGACCTTCGTGGCGTGGCGCCACGAGATCACACGCCTATACGAGGCGGATGCGGATGAGGAGGCGTTACGTGATTGGTTCGGTGCCTGCCGCATCGAGGCCCGGGAGAAACTCCGCGACCGAACCGACCGCGTCACGAAGGCGCTCAAAGAGCTGGTTGGCAACTTGAGGAAGAAGGACCCGACAAAAGATCTGCCGGTCGTGGTGCTCGACGAACGCGGCAACGCTTCGTGGTCCTCTCTGTCCGCAGTGAGCGACGCGAACCTTGCGTACCGCACTGTGGTGCTGCCGGTGGAGGCCGGCGGGCTCGACGCGAATGGCCTGCTGGACCCAACTGCCGAACCTCGCGAGGATCTCGACGTTGCCGAGCTCGAACCCGGTGACCGGCGGCGAGAACGGTGGATTCATCGCATCGGCCCGGAAGGCGAGGTGTTCGAACATTTGAGCTCGGGAGAGGCGGCTGACGCCCCTCCCACCGGACTTCGGGAAAAGGAGCGGATCCCTCTTCGCCAGCCGGAGGAGAATGGCGAGGAGGTCGAAACCGTTGACCTTGTCCTATACGTTTCGCCAGCCCTGTCCGCACTCGAGAACCCCGAGACTACCAGTGCCGGACAGACGCTGGCGGAGCACACGAACTCGATCGTCCAGCACATGACGCGCATCGTGGACCGGTTGGGTCTCGATGAGCCCGTTCGAGGCGCCTTGATCGCCGCAGCGCGCTGGCACGACACGGGCAAGGACCGTCGGGTCTGGCAGCGCTACGCACGAAACGGCGCAGGCACGACACCGCTCGCGAAGTCTCCGCGTTACCTACACCCGCGTGCGCTCGGGGGGTATCGGCACGAGTTCGGATCGCTGCTCGATGCGATGAACGACGGGGAACTCATGAAGATGCCCAATAGGGACCTGGTCCTCCATCTGATCGCGGCGCACCACGGATGGGCGCGACCCCACTTCGAGGCCAGGGCCTTCGACAGCTCACGCCGGACCGCCGACAACGAGCGGGCGTTCGCCGAGGTCGTTCGCCGCTTTGGACAGCTTCAGCAGAAGTACGGCCGTTGGGGCCTTGCTTGGCTCGAGTCGCTCGTGCGCTGCGCGGACATCACGGCGTCGCAGCAGGTGGCCGCAAGGCCAGAGCCGCCCGTACCGGAGGCAATTCGATGA
- the cas4-cas1 gene encoding CRISPR-associated exonuclease Cas4/endonuclease Cas1 fusion, translating to MDEPPRHSAVADSSTSEPILVPARIVNEFVYCPRLAYLEWVQQEWADSSDTVEGRHAHRRIEQARGDLPPPLAVSDEEKIHARSVTLSSQRLGLIATIDLIEGEGGMVTPVDYKRGKRPHVAQGAYDPERVQLCAQALLLEEHGYTCTEGVIYYAGSRERVRVQFDDALRELTRNAVAGLRALAESGQIPPPLEDSPKCPRCSLVGICLPDEVNLLRGSNAEVRPLAVAHDHALPLYIQSHNAKVRKNGELLEIYEEDETVHTVRLGDLSQVVLMGNVSLTAPTLHELMARGIPVSWHSYGGWFLGHTIGTGHKNVELRTAQYRASFDPATCLRLAKGFVSAKIRNQRTLLRRNWKRADDPEGVLNLFESDLRRALAAESLESLLGAEGQAAARYFANFSAMLRQEDRAGWHFDFQKRNRRPPTDPVNALLSFAYTLLVRTWTVTLSSVGFDPYRGFYHQPRYGRPALALDMMEPFRPLLADSSVIQAINNGEVRGSDFIRRAGAVSLTNEGRKSFIAAFERRLGQEVTHPVFGYRVSYRRLLELQARLFARYLLGEIPEYPNFTTR from the coding sequence ATGGATGAACCGCCAAGACACAGCGCTGTCGCCGATTCTTCGACTTCGGAACCGATCCTTGTGCCTGCCAGGATTGTGAACGAGTTTGTCTACTGTCCGCGGCTAGCCTACCTCGAGTGGGTGCAGCAAGAGTGGGCCGACTCGTCAGACACGGTGGAGGGGCGGCATGCGCATCGCCGCATCGAGCAGGCACGCGGAGACCTGCCACCGCCATTGGCGGTCTCCGATGAGGAAAAGATCCACGCGCGCTCCGTAACCCTATCGTCACAGCGTCTGGGTTTGATCGCAACGATTGACTTGATCGAGGGCGAAGGCGGCATGGTCACTCCGGTAGACTACAAACGGGGAAAACGCCCGCACGTGGCCCAGGGAGCTTACGACCCGGAGCGCGTACAACTTTGCGCGCAGGCCCTGTTGCTGGAAGAGCACGGCTACACCTGCACGGAGGGGGTCATTTACTATGCGGGCAGCCGCGAGAGGGTACGCGTGCAGTTCGACGATGCGTTGCGCGAACTGACACGCAACGCTGTCGCTGGCCTGCGGGCGCTTGCGGAAAGCGGCCAAATACCTCCGCCGCTGGAGGACAGCCCAAAATGCCCGCGTTGCTCGCTCGTGGGCATTTGCCTTCCGGATGAAGTGAATTTGCTTCGTGGCAGCAACGCGGAGGTCCGCCCACTGGCGGTGGCGCACGATCACGCCTTGCCTCTCTATATTCAATCGCACAATGCCAAGGTGCGCAAAAACGGTGAACTGCTCGAAATTTACGAAGAAGACGAAACGGTGCATACGGTGCGCCTGGGCGATCTGTCGCAGGTGGTTCTGATGGGCAATGTTTCTCTGACAGCTCCAACTCTTCATGAACTCATGGCGCGAGGCATACCTGTGAGTTGGCACTCTTATGGTGGCTGGTTTCTCGGCCACACCATTGGGACCGGACACAAAAACGTGGAACTCCGCACGGCACAGTATCGCGCTAGCTTCGACCCGGCCACCTGTCTTCGCCTCGCAAAAGGATTTGTTTCCGCCAAAATTCGCAACCAACGCACCCTCTTGCGCCGCAACTGGAAGCGGGCAGACGACCCCGAAGGCGTACTGAACCTTTTCGAGAGTGACCTCCGCCGAGCGCTGGCGGCGGAGAGCCTCGAATCGCTACTGGGAGCTGAGGGGCAAGCGGCCGCGCGCTACTTTGCGAACTTCTCCGCCATGCTTCGGCAAGAGGATCGCGCGGGTTGGCACTTCGACTTCCAGAAGCGCAACCGCCGCCCGCCCACCGACCCCGTCAACGCGCTGCTTTCGTTCGCTTACACCCTGCTCGTGCGAACTTGGACAGTGACACTCTCGTCGGTTGGCTTCGATCCCTATCGCGGCTTCTACCACCAGCCACGCTACGGGCGACCCGCATTGGCTCTAGACATGATGGAGCCGTTCCGGCCGCTGCTCGCGGACTCGAGTGTGATCCAAGCCATCAACAACGGCGAGGTCCGGGGCTCAGATTTTATTCGCCGAGCCGGTGCAGTTTCACTCACGAACGAGGGCCGCAAAAGCTTCATTGCTGCCTTCGAGCGCCGTTTGGGCCAAGAGGTCACTCACCCGGTGTTTGGCTATCGCGTGAGTTACCGGCGGCTGCTCGAACTCCAGGCGCGGCTATTCGCGCGTTACCTACTCGGCGAAATCCCCGAATACCCGAATTTCACCACGCGATGA
- the cas2 gene encoding CRISPR-associated endoribonuclease Cas2: protein MNEEHLYIVCYDIRDPRRWRRVFRKLCGYGEWLQLSVFQCRLNRVRRAELSAALDSLIHHDADHVIILDLGPADKVSPKISSLGKPVEPIQRKPIVI, encoded by the coding sequence ATGAACGAAGAACACCTTTACATTGTCTGCTATGACATCCGCGATCCGCGGCGCTGGCGTCGCGTGTTCCGCAAACTGTGTGGCTATGGTGAGTGGCTGCAACTTTCCGTCTTCCAGTGCCGCCTGAATCGAGTGCGCCGGGCCGAGCTCAGCGCCGCCCTCGACAGCCTCATCCACCATGACGCGGACCACGTGATCATTCTTGACCTTGGACCAGCAGATAAAGTAAGCCCTAAGATCTCGAGTTTAGGGAAGCCGGTCGAGCCAATTCAGCGAAAACCCATCGTGATATGA